In Candidatus Eisenbacteria bacterium, the following are encoded in one genomic region:
- a CDS encoding HDIG domain-containing protein — protein sequence MSLPTREEALALLHEYTKNEGLRKHAYAVEAAMRAYAKKYGENEDEWGLIGLLHDFDYEKYPTIPDHPMKGSEILLEKGYPEDFRRAILSHAEHTGVSRERLVEKVLFAVDELCGFITAVALVRPSKAVAEVVPKSVKKKLKDKAFARSVSREDIQQGIEGLGVEFNDHVAFVTEAMTGIAAILELGGQTPGA from the coding sequence ATGTCTCTTCCCACCCGCGAAGAAGCGCTGGCCTTGCTGCATGAATACACGAAGAACGAAGGGCTCCGCAAACACGCCTATGCCGTTGAGGCGGCCATGCGGGCTTATGCGAAAAAGTATGGCGAGAATGAGGATGAGTGGGGTCTCATCGGCTTGCTGCATGATTTCGACTATGAGAAATACCCAACAATCCCCGATCACCCGATGAAGGGATCTGAAATTCTCCTCGAAAAGGGTTATCCCGAGGATTTTCGCCGGGCGATCCTCTCCCATGCCGAGCATACCGGTGTCAGCCGCGAGCGGCTGGTGGAGAAGGTCCTGTTCGCCGTCGATGAGCTCTGCGGATTCATCACGGCGGTCGCCCTGGTGCGTCCCAGCAAAGCGGTCGCCGAGGTTGTGCCGAAATCGGTGAAGAAGAAGTTAAAGGACAAGGCCTTCGCGCGCAGCGTCAGCCGTGAGGATATCCAGCAGGGGATCGAGGGGCTGGGTGTGGAGTTCAATGATCATGTCGCCTTTGTGACCGAGGCGATGACCGGTATCGCCGCCATCTTGGAACTCGGGGGTCAAACTCCCGGCGCGTAA